CAGCCTCAACACCACGGCGCTGAACACCGCCATCACCAACAACACCACCGTGCAGAACCTCGCCGGCGGCTTCACCGTCAGCAACGAAGCCGGAACGAAGCAGGACATCACTTTGGGCGGCGCGTCCAAAAAGAACATCCAGTTCAAGGGCGAAGCCAACAAAATCCTCGTCGAAGTAGCCAACGCCTCCGACGGCGCCACCGTCACCGTGAAGACCGACCCCAACCTCGGAACCAACCTCAACATCGCCAACAATTCGGCCATCAACGCGTTGAAAGACGGCTTCGACCTGAAAGCCGGCAGCACCACGTCGAACGTCGCCCTCGGCGGCGCCAAACCGACGATCGAGTTCGCGACGACCGACGACACCATGACCGTCGGCCTGACCGGCACCAAAGTCACCTACGGCATCGACACGGCCAAACTCGCCCAGAACATCACCGGCAGCGTGATCACCAACATCAACAACGCGACCACGACCCCGATCACCAACATCAGCGCCAAATTCGGCGTGACTGCGGAAACGGGAACGAAGAAGACCGTAACGCTGGCCAAGGACACCGAACCGACCGTCAAATTCGAAGGCGACGGCACCTACATCAAGTCCGCCATGACCACCGACGGCGTGAAGTACAGCCTCGACACCGCGGCCCTGACCGGCGCCATCGGCGGAACGGCGAACTGGACGATCAAGGACGCGGAAGCCGTACCGGGCAGCAAGTTGATCAACAGCGCCACTCCGCTGGTGGTCACAGGCGCCGGCGGCGTCACCACGAAAGTCGACGCGGGCGGCCTCACCATCGGCCTGGACGGTTCGACACTGAGCAATACCATCAACAACAGCTCCACCGTGATTAGGGCTTGTTTAAAAAACGTCAAAGTTGCCTAAATCGATCCAATCGCTTAAACTTTTCTCATGGAAGAGAGAAGATATGAACTGACCTCCAGCGAGTGGAATCGAATCAAGAGAATGCTGCCGCCCGAACACCCGAAATCAGGTCAACGTGGACGCCCGGCAAAATACGATAACCGCAGGATCATCAATGGGATTCTGTGGCTTGCCAGAAGTGGAGCGCCATGGAGAGATCTTCCGGAGCGTTACGGCAAATGGCAGGCAGTTTACGCACGTTTCAGGCTGTGGAAACAGCGGGGAATATTCGAGGCGATCTTTGCCGCCCTAAGCGCTGATGCCGACATGGAAAATCTCTCTATCGACTCCACGTCCTGCAAAGTACATCAAAGTGCCAACGGGAGAGGGAAAACCCCGGAAGGGGGAAAAAAGGGGCTCAAGCGATTGGCATGTCCAGAGGCGGCAAGAATACGAAAATTCATGCGATAGTAGATGGTTTAGGCAATCCGCTGGCGCTCCTGCTCAGTCCCGGCAATGACCACGATTCCCGCCATGCCGTGTCCTTGCTCGGGCAAGCGGAAATCAGAGGGAGCAACGTCATCGGCGATAAGGCTTACGGTTCGCAAGCCATCAGAGAGTACATTACTTCTCGGGAGGGAAGTTACACTATCCCGCCGAAGAGCGATAATCCCGAACCGTGGTTTATAGATGAGCATGTTTACAAGGAACGACACTTGGTTGAATGTTTCTTTCAGAAAATCAAATGGTTCCGTAGAATTTTCACCCGCTATGACAAACTTGACGCTTCGTTTTTCGCTTTTGTTCTTGTCGCTGCCAGTGTTATTTTATTGAAATAATACAAGCTGAAATGTTTTTTAAACAAGCCCTAATAACGTCGAAGCGAAATTCAAGATCGCCGACACCGGGACCGGAACGAAAACCATTACCGCCGACAAAACGGGAACGGAAATCATCACGTTCGCCGGCGACGGCAACATCATCGAATCCGAAGTTGGCACGGCTGGCGTGAAGTACAAAGTCAACACCGCCAACCTGAACACCGCCATCAACAACCAGATCGCCAGCAATACCACCGTGCAGAACCTCGCCGGCGGCTTCACCGTCAGCAACGAAGCCGGAACGAAACAGGACATTACCCTCGGTGGTGCGTCCAAAAAGAACATCAAGTTCGCAGGCGAAACCGGCAAGATCGACGTGACCGTAGCGGCCGACGGAAGCGACGGCGCGAAAGTGACTGTGTCGGCCAACCCCAACCTCGGTCAAAACATCGACATCAGCAACAACTCCGCCATCACCACCATCACCGGCACCCTGTCCGGCGGATTGAACTTCGCCGGCAACGACGGCGCCGTCAACCGCACCCTCGGCCAGACCCTGAACCTCAAAGGCGGCCTGGCAAGCGTGACGAGTGGCGCATCCGGCAAGAACCTCGGCGTGAAAAAGAACGCCGCCGGCGACGGCTTCGACCTCGTCATGAGCGAGACCCCCGAGTTCGCCAGCGTCACAGTCAAAAGTGGCGCGAACGAAATCAAACTCAACGGCGCGACAGGCACCATCGCCGGTTTGAGCAACACCACCCTCGACGCCGGCTGGGGCGAAAACGCCCGCGCCGGACAGGCCGCCACCGAAGGCCAGCTGAAAGCCGCCGCCCTCGCCGCGGGACAGAACGCCACCTACACCATCGGCGCCGACCCCCACGGAAGCGCCCCCGGCATCCTCCTCGACAGCGCGCACAAACGCCTCGACATCATCCCCACAGGCGACGTCATCACCACCGCCGTCAGCGGACGCACCCTCAGAGTCGGCCTCGACCCCGCCAAACTCCAGACCCTGATCAACACCACCACCGCGCCCATCACCAACATCTCCGCAAAGTTCAGCGTCAGCGACGGAGCGAGCACCCCCCACAGCCACACCGTCACCCTTGCCCAGAACCAGACCCCCAACATCCAGTTCGTCGGCGCCTCCAACCAGATCGTCACCAACGTCACCACCACCCCCGCCGGCGGCGTCGTCACCATCGGCCTGCACCAGGACATCCTCGACGCCATCGCCAATGGCAGCGGCGGCAGCGGCGCCTGGAACCTCCAGACCAACGGAGACACCGCCACCCCCATCGGCAACGGCGACACCGTCCAGTTCAAAAACGGCAGGAACGTCACCGTCACCCGCCCCCATAACGGCAAAGACGTCACCGTGAGCGTCGTCGACGCGCCCGTTTTTGCCGGCAAAGTGAGCGCCCAAGGCTTCGACGCAACCCACCACAAAATCGAGAACGTCAAAGCCGGAGACGTGAGCGCGGCCAGTACCGACGCCATCAACGGAGCGCAGCTGTGGAAGGCTTCGAGCAGCCTCGCCACCCACCTCGGCGGCGGCTCCTCCGTCAACCCCGACGGCACCGTCTCCGCCCCCACCTACAAGTTCAAGTACGTGGACGGCGGCAGCTACAACACCGTCGGCGACGCCTTGAGCGCCGTAGACAAACAGTTCGGCAAAGTCTACAACAACTTCGGCAACGTCTACAAC
This sequence is a window from Pyramidobacter sp. YE332. Protein-coding genes within it:
- a CDS encoding IS5 family transposase (programmed frameshift), with amino-acid sequence MEERRYELTSSEWNRIKRMLPPEHPKSGQRGRPAKYDNRRIINGILWLARSGAPWRDLPERYGKWQAVYARFRLWKQRGIFEAIFAALSADADMENLSIDSTSCKVHQSANGRGKTPEGGKKGQAIGMSRGGKNTKIHAIVDGLGNPLALLLSPGNDHDSRHAVSLLGQAEIRGSNVIGDKAYGSQAIREYITSREGSYTIPPKSDNPEPWFIDEHVYKERHLVECFFQKIKWFRRIFTRYDKLDASFFAFVLVAASVILLK
- a CDS encoding YadA-like family protein produces the protein MKYKVNTANLNTAINNQIASNTTVQNLAGGFTVSNEAGTKQDITLGGASKKNIKFAGETGKIDVTVAADGSDGAKVTVSANPNLGQNIDISNNSAITTITGTLSGGLNFAGNDGAVNRTLGQTLNLKGGLASVTSGASGKNLGVKKNAAGDGFDLVMSETPEFASVTVKSGANEIKLNGATGTIAGLSNTTLDAGWGENARAGQAATEGQLKAAALAAGQNATYTIGADPHGSAPGILLDSAHKRLDIIPTGDVITTAVSGRTLRVGLDPAKLQTLINTTTAPITNISAKFSVSDGASTPHSHTVTLAQNQTPNIQFVGASNQIVTNVTTTPAGGVVTIGLHQDILDAIANGSGGSGAWNLQTNGDTATPIGNGDTVQFKNGRNVTVTRPHNGKDVTVSVVDAPVFAGKVSAQGFDATHHKIENVKAGDVSAASTDAINGAQLWKASSSLATHLGGGSSVNPDGTVSAPTYKFKYVDGGSYNTVGDALSAVDKQFGKVYNNFGNVYNQMGELRRDLKNVGALGSALSALKPMQYDPLEPSQLMAGFGTYKGEYALALGWAHYVKEDFMVHAGVSVTHHGESMANAGLTWKIGRKADKEQIPERYRKGPMSSVYVMQKENAQLQAQVASMEKTNSHQAEEIAEMKAMLTREIHERAEMKARMAELERLLRASKRR